The proteins below come from a single Antennarius striatus isolate MH-2024 chromosome 18, ASM4005453v1, whole genome shotgun sequence genomic window:
- the xirp1 gene encoding xin actin-binding repeat-containing protein 1 isoform X2: MAEESRNITISPSSPDEDLPPPPPPPVLPRPLDYEGVLPIPPPKETFSTFYQQRQKSELKRIFRHIHPDLRPSLDDAVDDEVMQAVRPESPPTDAAYQGEVQSMKWIFENWTLDNIGDPHATRKLLHDEELKGGDVRSTSSMFEHVDINRPASPRRQTSVRGDVRTSMWLFETQPMDTLNQLQGEEGELVEAVLKEPIQAGDVRGTRKLFESRPLSHLGRCQSIEDHSLLKLTSELQEQRGDLQKRVKLFQADPCCAIRDDSGGVHGIKSVCREEISSSNIRTARWLFETQPLDLINKGTDGVKIIRGISLEEGHRGGFDQKRWMFETQPFDTIQEVDKFVGTVAEGTEEAAVISKKKLFEMQPLATLKGDSEQKSLEKEEVLGGDVKTSLWLFETQPMETLSDSYEVGRLKKISLSADEQGEVKYKKQIFESCGIQNETSSKQEVVEKGDVKGFKRLFETIPLSKITHSEETVEKEKASASGNVKSNQEMFEATPLYAIKDSSGNLHKVTTVSREEFIQGKVQNYKWMFETRPLDELAETEGNVEVIKGITRQEDQSGDVKTAKWLFETQTIEGIHAKFNQREPSVVDQPQQGDVKTCKWLFETQPMDILYDKADKVHEKEDKETIDNTSVKSITWLFESQPLDSIRDGGEYSLKLCDTIKDRVRPEVGVQTVKHLFETETLHRIRLDSHPERGHRCVSQVSLQSGDVSWVKELFESQSLDEIGSEVEAATSEEKNPNVEKGSVHTFTWMFENCPMNLINKNDDDVNLQRVGCVESGDVRNKKFIFQTSSLDKLHPQPLEDKRFSAEHQGNNVDVKSSTMMFESQPLYAIRDKEGQFHEVTTVKKEEVLSGDVRGARWMFETKPLDAIQAENEVYVIRAVTQEDVKKGDVKSARWKFETQPLDSLTVRDEPSVKVIEDIGGSNVQLSKHIFESEQSSNKFVRMVSVTDVQRGDVRTSTWLFENQTIDSLKGEPEEQGELKTVHREDCQKGDVKRCTWLFESQPLDKIKESEDTSVQSPEDQIPKVDVKCTTWLFETTPLDKITADSVADTLSYLCQMGFVHSSGIIIEANESRNVHMAKYLFESNSGVQIQKEEVVGGNIRNIVLQLLLKTTLKPQITLLREVEKDKVNTTVMELPVYESAINFETDQRIQNIVQMIDGLLVQDKDVRKGILMQEGAGGQAEMSVYSLICNPESKSESQVRERGDIKSTIGSLLATASSQRTPASCRVDENEKGNVNLYKSCIEKGDLHYLKTLHTEASGDEVDNGIPAEESIDIVHGDVKEAKRSLCQQKDQVERTISDILPGDVKNTKKVFSSDCSVSVDSCVPREEIIPGNVVSAKQQLAVQPPVMVEKKDIVAGDIKATMQSLERAKQQSTCMEREVITPGTIYDMDLSAQGPEEDESQLQREVIIAGDVKAAKKSLELAKQQSMHVERDVIVPGKIYNLDVTAQEECTSVATQPTCSTPSRSQKIRTYPKVSSTEKDRESHVSFETCPQSAVVVSNCAQGSLPSFVVCEFNGQTTEDEVEVTRGDVKAAIRSLQSAATEPRLVDKEDIVRGNVQLALQSLEKSSLNVSKGDYKAAMIYRNSGRACSERSKTVLKECAVVSMPPSDAQLFPSISVTCEGQPSITTQNSTLNPVANGNPKSSITESVAPPPLPLKTSDKSSKQKPVLSPKPRWTKSVVVEEQDISPTPAPEFSGPMKDNSKNTAIHPKQGKHSPTDKTQHGEDNQETCCETHHRKHVEETMEDKPNCQTMMSNSTEVEMEKNVIQKINAAEEIQKYMKNQAGGDQQEKTTSLQEMRQNFERRESESLDRRKPSLSKKVKVKQENTSVAGQTHDQSQPTKQHHPDGKLQSQTTRNSVDASFIQQNDLNASQSKPEDKVVLREKKVKETDDERRQRLSVHKDEIMKGNVKAAMEIFENLRKREELKGILSQVQEIEGETSATDVGSLKIIYDNDVPVWMDAPSMNGKQHKTEGKKVEAQEDDLESISSVETAFEDLEKASKEIMNLKEQTLAKLLEIEDAIKKALYSVSSLKSEADIAGLSGLFDESLKSEQNFQPAKNIRKISIVSSKAKPDPMKETNDVGVLDSGPSKQEGPKQVHTKPLLRQSSSQSSPSFISIHSAARRPAEQPVPAMSTFKPRPEDPGANSDLGKESCRSPADRKMTVLQVKTVPEQSDGMIGTKTVSETYEETDGFGNVFVSTVTSRFFTKQSGSNSSSLFGLDSPTIMTSPLTPRSDRRSQDNVPSNAKKDGTVFVTFSQPREKH, encoded by the coding sequence ATGGCTGAAGAGTCCAGGAACATCACCATTTCACCATCGTCTCCCGATGAAGACttgcctccccctcctcctccccccgtcCTCCCCAGACCCCTGGACTATGAAGGTGTTCTCCCCATCCCCCCGCCCAAAGAAACCTTCTCCACCTTCTACCAGCAGCGGCAGAAGAGCGAGCTGAAGCGGATCTTCAGACACATCCACCCCGACCTGAGACCCAGTCTGGACGACGCCGTGGACGACGAGGTGATGCAGGCGGTGCGACCAGAAAGCCCGCCCACTGATGCGGCCTATCAGGGGGAAGTTCAGTCCATGAAGTGGATCTTTGAGAACTGGACCCTGGACAACATCGGGGATCCTCACGCCACCAGGAAGCTGCTACATGACGAGGAGCTGAAAGGAGGCGACGTCAGAAGCACCTCCTCCATGTTCGAGCATGTCGACATTAACCGACCGGCGTCTCCTAGGCGACAGACGTCGGTCAGAGGAGACGTGAGGACCTCCATGTGGCTGTTTGAGACCCAACCGATGGACACCCTGAACCAGCTCCAGGGCGAGGAGGGCGAGCTGGTGGAGGCGGTTCTGAAGGAGCCCATCCAGGCTGGAGACGTGAGAGGAACCCGGAAGCTCTTTGAGTCCAGACCTCTGAGCCATCTGGGACGCTGTCAGTCCATCGAGGACCACAGCCTGCTCAAGCTGACGTCGGAGCTccaggagcagagaggagaccTCCAGAAGAGGGTCAAGCTCTTCCAGGCGGACCCCTGCTGTGCCATCAGGGACGACAGTGGAGGTGTTCATGGGATCAAGTCCGTGTGCAGGGAGGagatcagcagcagcaacatcagAACGGCTCGCTGGCTGTTTGAGACCCAACCTCTGGATCTGATCAACAAGGGAACCGACGGAGTGAAGATCATCAGGGGCATCTCTCTGGAAGAGGGCCACCGGGGGGGCTTTGACCAGAAGAGGTGGATGTTTGAAACCCAGCCGTTTGACACCATACAGGAAGTGGACAAGTTTGTAGGAACTGTGGCTGAAGGCACCGAAGAAGCTGCCGTCATCAGCAAGAAAAAGCTCTTCGAAATGCAACCGCTGGCGACACTGAAGGGAGACTCTGAGCAAAAGTCCCTGGAAAAGGAGGAAGTTCTTGGGGGAGATGTTAAGACCTCCCTGTGGCTGTTTGAGACCCAACCCATGGAGACTCTTAGCGACAGCTACGAAGTTGGACGTTTGAAGAAAATTAGCCTTTCGGCTGATGAACAAGGAGAAGTAAAATATAAGAAGCAAATATTTGAGAGCTGCGGTATTCAAAATGAAACCTCGTCCAAGCAGGAAGTGGTTGAAAAGGGCGATGTCAAGGGATTCAAACGCCTGTTTGAAACCATTCCTCTGAGCAAAATCACTCATTCTGAGGAGACTGTTGAGAAGGAAAAAGCTTCAGCGTCGGGAAATGTCAAAAGCAACCAAGAAATGTTTGAGGCGACTCCTTTATATGCGATCAAGGACAGCTCTGGAAACCTCCATAAGGTCACGACCGTCAGCCGAGAAGAATTCATTCAAGGCAAAGTCCAGAACTATAAATGGATGTTTGAGACCAGGCCTCTGGATGAGCTGGCAGAGACGGAAGGAAACGTGGAGGTCATCAAAGGCATCACCAGACAAGAGGACCAATCGGGTGACGTCAAGACGGCAAAGTGGCTGTTTGAAACCCAGACCATCGAGGGGATCCACGCCAAGTTCAACCAGAGAGAACCTTCTGTGGTAGACCAGCCTCAACAAGGAGACGTCAAGACCTGTAAGTGGTTGTTTGAAACTCAACCGATGGACATTTTATATGATAAAGCAGACAAAGTCCACGAAAAAGAGGATAAAGAAACCATCGACAACACCAGCGTCAAGTCTATCACCTGGCTTTTTGAGTCACAGCCACTGGACAGCATCAGAGATGGTGGTGAGTACAGTTTGAAGCTGTGCGACACCATAAAGGACCGTGTCAGGCCCGAGGTCGGCGTTCAAACAGTCAAGCACCTCTTTGAAACGGAAACCTTACACCGAATAAGACTGGATTCCCATCCTGAACGTGGCCACAGGTGCGTCAGCCAGGTCAGCCTTCAGTCCGGCGATGTCTCCTGGGTCAAAGAACTGTTTGAATCTCAGTCCTTGGATGAAATCGGATCCGAGGTGGAAGCAGCAACATCAGAAGAGAAGAACCCCAACGTGGAGAAAGGTTCAGTGCATACCTTCACCTGGATGTTTGAGAACTGTCCCATGAACTTGATCAATAAGAACGACGACGATGTGAACCTCCAGAGGGTCGGCTGTGTTGAGAGTGGAGATGTGAGGAACAAAAAGTTCATCTTCCAAACGTCTTCACTGGACAAACTCCACCCCCAGCCCCTGGAAGACAAGCGGTTCTCTGCTGAACATCAGGGGAACAACGTGGACGTGAAGTCCAGCACCATGATGTTTGAGAGCCAGCCCCTCTACGCCATCAGAGACAAGGAGGGCCAGTTCCATGAGGTCACCACTGTGAAGAAGGAGGAGGTCCTGAGTGGTGACGTCCGAGGAGCGAGGTGGATGTTTGAGACGAAGCCCCTCGATGCCATTCAGGCAGAAAATGAAGTCTACGTGATCCGAGCCGTCACCCAAGAAGATGTAAAGAAAGGAGACGTGAAGTCGGCCCGATGGAAGTTTGAGACGCAGCCTTTGGACTCCCTCACTGTCCGGGATGAACCTTCTGTCAAGGTCATTGAGGACATCGGCGGCAGCAACGTGCAGCTcagtaaacacatttttgaatcTGAACAGTCATCCAACAAGTTTGTGCGAATGGTAAGTGTGACCGATGTCCAGCGTGGGGATGTCAGAACGTCCACCTGGCTCTTTGAAAACCAAACCATCGACAGTCTGAAAGGGgaacctgaggaacaaggagaGCTGAAAACGGTCCACAGGGAGGACTGTCAGAAAGGAGATGTCAAACGCTGCACTTGGTTGTTTGAATCACAACCATTGGACAAAATCAAGGAATCAGAGGACACCTCAGTGCAAAGTCCTGAAGACCAGATCCCAAAGGTTGATGTGAAGTGTACGACATGGCTGTTTGAGACCACTCCGCTGGACAAAATCACCGCTGACAGTGTTGCCGACACCCTTTCCTATCTGTGCCAAATGGGTTTCGTCCACTCAAGTGGTATCATCATAGAAGCAAACGAGAGCAGAAACGTTCATATGGCAAAATATCTGTTTGAAAGCAACAGCGGTGTGCAAATCCAGAAAGAAGAGGTTGTCGGGGGCAACATCAGGAACATCGTGCTACAGCTGTTGCTTAAGACCACCCTAAAACCCCAAATCACTCTCCTTAGAGAAGTGGAAAAGGACAAAGTGAACACCACAGTCATGGAGCTCCCTGTCTATGAATCAGCGATCAACTTTGAGACAGATCAAAGAATTCAAAACATCGTCCAGATGATAGACGGTTTGCTAGTCCAGGATAAGGATGTAAGGAAGGGAATCCTAATGCAGGAGGGTGCAGGAGGGCAAGCGGAGATGTCCGTTTATTCCCTCATCTGCAACCCCGAAAGCAAAAGCGAGAGTCAGGTCAGAGAGAGGGGCGATATAAAGTCCACCATCGGAAGTCTTTTAGCTACTGCCAGCAGTCAGAGGACGCCAGCGTCCTGCAGGGTGGATGAAAACGAAAAGGGAAACGTCAATCTGTACAAAAGCTGCATTGAGAAAGGAGATCTGCACTACCTGAAGACTCTTCACACGGAGGCATCGGGGGATGAAGTCGATAACGGCATTCCGGCTGAGGAGAGCATTGACATTGTTCATGGCGATGTGAAAGAGGCAAAGCGAAGTCTCTGCCAGCAAAAAGACCAAGTGGAGCGCACCATCTCTGACATCCTGCCAGGGGACGTGAAGAACACCAAGAAAGTGTTCTCATCTGACTGCTCGGTCTCCGTTGACAGCTGCGTCCCGAGGGAAGAGATCATCCCCGGCAACGTGGTATCAGCAAAGCAGCAACTTGCAGTCCAGCCACCCGTTATGGTGGAAAAGAAGGACATCGTGGCCGGGGACATCAAGGCAACCATGCAGTCATTAGAACGCGCAAAGCAGCAGAGCACGTGTATGGAGCGGGAGGTCATCACACCTGGAACCATCTACGACATGGACCTGTCAGCTCAAGGTCCTGAAGAGGACGAAAGCCAATTGCAAAGAGAGGTCATCATTGCCGGAGACGTGAAAGCAGCCAAAAAGTCCTTGGAGCTGGCCAAGCAGCAAAGCATGCATGTGGAGCGGGACGTCATTGTCCCCGGAAAGATCTACAACCTGGACGTCACGGCACAGGAGGAATGCACCTCAGTGGCAACGCAACCAACATGTTCAACCCCTTCAAGATCCCAGAAAATCAGGACTTATCCAAAGGTCAGTAGTACTGAGAAAGACCGGGAAAGCCATGTCTCCTTTGAGACTTGTCCACAAAGTGCAGTTGTTGTCAGTAATTGTGCACAAGGATCACTGCCTTCGTTTGTAGTTTGTGAGTTTAACGGTCAGACGACAGAAGATGAGGTAGAAGTTACCAGAGGAGATGTGAAGGCAGCGATCAGGTCTCTGCAGAGCGCAGCGACCGAGCCGAGGCTCGTAGATAAAGAGGATATCGTACGAGGGAATGTCCAGCTGGCTCTGCAGTCGCTAGAGAAGTCTAGTCTAAACGTGTCCAAAGGAGACTATAAGGCTGCCATGATATACAGGAATTCAGGAAGGGCTTGTTCAGAGAGGAGCAAGACAGTTCTCAAGGAATGTGCTGTGGTGTCCATGCCTCCATCTGACGCACAATTGTTTCCTTCAATTTCAGTAACCTGTGAAGGACAGCCATCCATTACAACACAGAATTCAACCCTCAACCCCGTAGCAAATGGAAACCCCAAGTCCTCCATCACAGAGAGTGTTGCTCCACCTCCACTCCCCCTAAAGACAAGTGATAAATCCTCCAAGCAGAAGCCGGTCCTGTCGCCAAAACCTCGATGGACAAAATCAGTGGTTGTGGAGGAACAggatatttcaccaactcctgcTCCAGAATTCTCTGGCCCCAtgaaagacaacagtaaaaatACAGCGATCCACCCAAAACAAGGCAAACACTCCCCTACAGATAAAACGCAACATGGTGAAGACAATCAAGAGACCTGCTGTGAAACACACCACCGTAAACATGTTGAGGAAACGATGGAAGACAAACCAAACTGTCAAACAATGATGTCAAACAGCACTGAGGTGGAAATGGAGAAAAACGTGATCCAGAAAATCAATGCAGCCGAGGAGATTCAGAAGTACATGAAGAATCAGGCTGGAGGTGATCAACAGGAAAAGACCACAAGCTTGCAGGAAATGCGACAGAACTTTGAAAGAAGGGAAAGTGAGAGTCTGGACAGAAGAAAGCCTTCGCTATCCAAAAAGGTCAAAGTGAAACAAGAGAATACGAGCGTGGCAGGACAAACCcatgaccaatcacagcccacgAAACAACACCATCCTGATGGCAAACTGCAAAGTCAAACGACCAGGAATTCAGTTGATGCAAGCTTTATCCAGCAAAATGACCTGAATGCAAGTCAATCAAAACCTGAGGATAAAGTAGTTCTCAGAGAGAAGAAGGTAAAGGAGACGGACGACGAAAGAAGACAGAGGCTTTCTGTCCACAAGGACGAGATCATGAAAGGAAACGTAAAAGCGGCGatggaaatatttgaaaatttgaGGAAACGAGAGGAACTGAAAGGGATTCTGTCTCAGGTGCAGGAGATCGAAGGAGAGACTAGCGCCACCGATGTTGGCTCCTTGAAGATCATTTACGACAACGACGTTCCTGTCTGGATGGACGCACCCAGTATGAACGGAAAGCAACACAAGACAGAGGGAAAGAAGGTTGAGGCACAGGAGGATGATCTAGAAAGCATCTCCTCAGTCGAGACTGCGTTTGAAGATCTAGAAAAAGCAAGCAAGGAGATCATGAATCTGAAGGAACAAACATTGGCAAAGCTTCTTGAAATTGAAGATGCAATTAAAAAGGCGTTGTACTCTGTCTCCAGTCTGAAGTCTGAGGCGGACATCGCAGGTTTGTCGGGATTATTTGACGAATCTCTGAAATCTGAGCAAAACTTTCAGCCTGCAAAAAACATCCGGAAAATAAGTATCGTCTCAAGCAAGGCCAAACCAGATCCAATGAAGGAGACAAATGACGTGGGTGTTCTGGACTCAGGTCCCTCCAAACAAGAAGGGCCCAAACAAGTGCACACAAAGCCACTGTTGAGACAGTCGTCCTCCCAGTCCTCCCCATCCTTCATCTCCATTCACTCAGCAGCCAGGAGGCCTGCTGAGCAACCCGTACCGGCGATGTCCACGTTCAAACCAAGGCCGGAAGATCCTGGTGCTAACAGTGATCTGGGAAAGGAGTCCTGCAGAAGTCCTGCAGACCGTAAGATGACCGTTCTCCAAGTGAAGACTGTTCCAGAACAATCCGACGGAATGATCGGCACCAAGACCGTCAGCGAAACCTACGAGGAGACCGACGGCTTTGGGAACGTCTTTGTGTCTACAGTCACGTCCAGGTTCTTCACCAAACAGTCTGGCAGTAACTCGTCCTCTCTGTTTGGCCTGGACAGTCCAACCATCATGACGTCCCCGTTGACCCCGAGATCAGACCGGAGGTCCCAGGACAACGTGCCAAGCAACGCCAAGAAGGATGGGACGGTGTTTGTTACATTCAGCCAACCAAGGGAAAAGCActaa